In Saccharicrinis fermentans DSM 9555 = JCM 21142, a genomic segment contains:
- a CDS encoding PorV/PorQ family protein, with protein MIKKIVISSVLSLMYMTCLSQSASFLTIPLSAKTSALGNTYIAQDNNASIYSNLSAAHLSPQKFALAINYRPWLNATTNDDHLSDISLFYSVNDKNSIALGYKKYNMHTYKTSDDQGNYTGSYDPFEFTFGFGYAHNIGTASALSLSINYLKSNLGQNYSAHTFFFDLGFKSTYEQIDYGLVIRNLGSQLTFDQGSSQLPLSIGGGLAYPLTIYEKHNVTSSLDISYISANQHKGLYSGVGLQYQYNKLLALRCGYRYFDNNIGVSAFTLGGGLHHKGLSFDVAWLISDSILKNNFTVSCVYNLFSRSHETHQH; from the coding sequence ATGATTAAAAAGATAGTAATATCATCTGTACTTAGCCTTATGTACATGACATGCTTGTCTCAATCGGCTTCATTTCTCACGATACCTCTAAGTGCAAAAACTTCCGCTTTAGGAAATACTTATATCGCACAAGATAATAATGCATCCATTTATTCCAACCTTTCCGCTGCACATCTGAGTCCACAAAAGTTTGCGCTAGCTATAAATTATCGTCCGTGGCTAAACGCAACAACCAATGATGATCACCTTTCTGATATTTCTTTGTTTTATTCTGTCAATGATAAAAACAGCATCGCTTTGGGCTACAAAAAATACAATATGCATACCTATAAGACAAGCGATGACCAAGGGAATTACACTGGCAGCTACGATCCCTTCGAATTTACTTTTGGCTTCGGGTATGCCCACAATATTGGAACAGCTTCAGCTCTCTCACTCTCTATCAACTACCTAAAGTCAAATCTGGGACAAAACTATTCTGCCCACACTTTCTTTTTTGATTTGGGGTTTAAAAGTACCTACGAACAAATAGACTACGGATTGGTAATCCGCAATCTGGGATCCCAATTGACGTTTGATCAAGGATCCAGTCAACTACCGCTCTCCATTGGCGGAGGATTAGCATACCCTTTAACGATATATGAAAAACACAACGTAACAAGCAGTCTTGATATTTCATATATATCCGCTAATCAACACAAGGGCCTTTATTCAGGCGTTGGCCTTCAATATCAATACAATAAGCTATTGGCACTACGCTGCGGTTATCGCTATTTTGACAATAACATCGGTGTTAGTGCATTTACACTAGGAGGAGGACTTCATCACAAAGGACTTTCTTTTGATGTAGCTTGGCTTATATCTGACAGCATTCTAAAAAATAATTTTACAGTTTCATGTGTTTATAATTTATTTTCAAGGTCACATGAAACACATCAACATTAG
- a CDS encoding uracil-DNA glycosylase family protein, with amino-acid sequence MNSILQQIKKCQVCKEGLPSGCNPVVTAHRKSKIVIVGQAPGIKVHQSGIPWDDKSGENLRSWMGVNREQFYDTQLFAIIPMGFCYPGKAKNGDLPPRKECAPLWHPALFDMMSEVKMVLLVGLYAQKYYLKQAIGKNLTQTVMNYEQYLPYFFPLPHPSPLNNIWQSKNPWFKAKVLPALSEQVDAIVCKTDSCI; translated from the coding sequence ATGAATAGCATCTTACAACAGATCAAAAAATGTCAGGTATGTAAAGAAGGCCTTCCTTCTGGTTGTAATCCGGTGGTTACGGCCCATCGCAAAAGTAAAATTGTAATTGTGGGGCAAGCGCCCGGAATAAAAGTTCACCAAAGTGGTATTCCATGGGATGATAAGAGTGGAGAAAACTTGAGAAGCTGGATGGGTGTTAATAGGGAGCAGTTTTACGATACCCAACTTTTTGCGATCATCCCGATGGGCTTTTGTTATCCGGGTAAGGCCAAGAACGGTGATCTGCCTCCTAGAAAAGAATGTGCGCCCCTGTGGCATCCCGCATTGTTTGATATGATGAGTGAAGTGAAAATGGTGCTATTGGTTGGTTTGTATGCACAAAAGTATTACCTGAAACAAGCAATAGGTAAAAATCTTACTCAGACTGTGATGAATTACGAGCAATATTTACCTTATTTTTTTCCCTTGCCTCATCCATCTCCCCTGAATAATATATGGCAAAGCAAAAATCCTTGGTTCAAAGCAAAGGTGCTGCCTGCGTTATCAGAGCAAGTAGATGCAATTGTTTGCAAAACAGATAGTTGTATATAA
- a CDS encoding TonB-dependent receptor codes for MTKLNSSKKGFEIMFKKWQRTNYAVFCSLKKNIRIGMLSASYLILFTYGQLLAQNDTTITNKKINLQEIEVSARRTPVIYSEIGRVVTVISKKEIEALPVQSVDQLLEYVAHVDVRQRGPLGIQADVSARGGSFDQVMILLNGINITDPQTGHLSLNLPVDFSNIERVEILEGPGARIFGSNAFSGAINFITGSANQSNLKANVMAGAHGLYNMGASGNIVNDQLKSFVSVNKSATDGYIHNTDFEVYNLFYQGQLNLEKEKLELQIGYTDKGYGANSFYTAAYPNQYEQTKTTFASLSFSAQSKNPLKSSVYWRRHQDRFELYRNNDDAASWYHNHNYHLTDVVGANINTVIKSALGKTAVGADIRSESIWSNVLGSELPDTIWNIPGEDLGFFTKKYNRTNTSFFIEHSYTFNRLSLSAGLMANLNSDIDWKFDYFPGFDISYWVNNNLKIFGSINKSLRMPTYTDLFYSGPTNVGNPDLEPEEATTYESGIKYRNNQGISMHISSFYRLGKNMIDWGKPSDAAEGSQWTTSNISEINTIGIESTLNLDLQKLFQNQHFLQNLNLSYSWLNQDKSLPVGYDSNYIFDYLKHKFSGSFQHNIISHLSASWSVLYQDRLGGYDEYDIISNTESSKNYEPFTVVDLKLSWRKPTYTLYAEATNLFDKKYTDIGQLYQPGRWIKAGINVRINL; via the coding sequence ATGACAAAATTAAATTCTTCGAAAAAAGGTTTCGAAATTATGTTTAAAAAGTGGCAAAGAACCAATTATGCAGTGTTCTGTTCCCTGAAAAAAAACATACGAATAGGTATGTTATCGGCTTCGTACCTTATCCTATTCACTTATGGGCAGCTCCTTGCACAAAACGACACCACTATTACCAACAAAAAAATCAATCTACAAGAAATAGAAGTCTCGGCTCGACGAACACCAGTCATCTACTCCGAGATAGGACGGGTAGTCACGGTCATCAGCAAAAAGGAGATCGAAGCACTACCTGTTCAATCAGTAGATCAACTGCTGGAATATGTGGCTCATGTTGATGTACGCCAGCGTGGTCCGCTGGGAATTCAAGCAGACGTAAGTGCAAGAGGAGGTTCTTTTGATCAGGTAATGATTTTACTCAACGGCATTAACATCACCGATCCACAAACAGGGCATCTAAGTCTCAACCTACCCGTAGATTTTTCAAACATAGAACGAGTAGAGATTCTGGAAGGTCCCGGAGCACGTATTTTTGGTTCCAATGCCTTTAGCGGAGCCATCAATTTCATAACCGGATCTGCCAACCAATCTAACCTCAAAGCGAATGTGATGGCAGGCGCACATGGTCTATACAACATGGGAGCCAGCGGAAACATCGTAAACGACCAACTCAAGAGCTTTGTTTCAGTCAACAAAAGTGCCACCGATGGCTATATACACAACACAGACTTTGAGGTTTACAATCTTTTTTACCAAGGACAGCTTAATTTGGAAAAAGAAAAATTAGAATTACAAATTGGCTATACAGATAAAGGCTACGGAGCCAACTCCTTTTATACAGCTGCCTACCCTAATCAGTATGAACAAACCAAGACAACCTTTGCCAGTTTGAGTTTCTCGGCTCAAAGCAAAAATCCCCTCAAATCATCTGTTTATTGGCGTCGCCATCAAGACCGTTTTGAACTATATCGTAATAACGATGATGCAGCTTCATGGTACCACAACCACAACTACCATTTAACCGATGTGGTGGGAGCAAATATCAATACCGTCATCAAGTCGGCTCTTGGTAAGACTGCAGTTGGAGCAGACATCAGGTCAGAAAGTATTTGGAGTAATGTTTTGGGCTCAGAACTGCCTGACACCATATGGAATATTCCCGGAGAAGACCTGGGTTTTTTCACCAAGAAATACAACCGAACCAATACGTCATTTTTTATAGAGCACAGCTACACCTTCAACCGTTTATCGCTCTCCGCAGGACTTATGGCCAACTTAAACAGCGATATAGATTGGAAATTTGACTATTTCCCCGGTTTCGACATCAGCTATTGGGTCAACAATAATTTAAAGATTTTTGGAAGCATTAATAAATCATTACGAATGCCTACCTACACCGACCTTTTTTATTCTGGTCCCACAAACGTAGGTAATCCTGATTTAGAACCAGAAGAAGCCACCACATACGAGAGTGGTATCAAATACAGAAACAACCAAGGTATTAGTATGCATATTTCATCTTTTTATCGTCTTGGGAAAAATATGATTGATTGGGGTAAACCCTCTGATGCAGCCGAGGGAAGCCAATGGACTACCTCTAATATCAGCGAAATAAATACCATAGGAATTGAATCGACACTAAACCTTGATCTTCAAAAACTATTTCAAAATCAACATTTTCTCCAAAACCTAAACCTGTCTTATTCCTGGCTCAATCAAGATAAATCGCTTCCTGTCGGCTATGATTCTAATTATATATTTGACTATTTAAAGCATAAATTTTCAGGAAGCTTTCAGCATAATATTATCTCTCACTTAAGTGCATCCTGGTCTGTGCTTTATCAAGATAGGCTTGGTGGATATGATGAATATGATATCATTAGCAACACGGAGTCTTCAAAAAACTACGAACCATTCACCGTTGTTGACTTAAAGTTAAGTTGGCGCAAACCAACATATACCCTTTATGCAGAAGCCACTAACCTGTTCGATAAAAAGTATACCGACATTGGTCAACTATATCAACCGGGCAGATGGATAAAAGCAGGTATTAACGTTCGCATCAACTTATAA
- a CDS encoding PEP/pyruvate-binding domain-containing protein, whose product MVYERKKKKLYYVNSTYYRYHHEFCRKELEPDIDLAYFNISNYSNDPKRKYILANINYFKSLNIYALEISPVDLMPIDDIVFLWEKVSESSYIQEELHILLNSSRLQSLKSKLKSRIPLLEPVDIYRNLDYQAIGKYKSCGILNKLSRKYDFKVPECAFVIPFHYYHQHVISSSTSSLIDSLLSVKNTIPKDSLQLLLTEIRTRIKRAPIDTILMKEVNSKVSTDCVYSRFRFRSSTNAEDAKGFSGAGLYTSKTGVRNSEKKSFEKVIKKIWASLWTYEAFSERAYYHIDHKDVYMGIPVHRSFPNEEVNGVAITKNIYIKQVRLYND is encoded by the coding sequence TTGGTTTATGAGAGAAAAAAGAAGAAGCTTTATTATGTAAACTCAACATATTATAGATATCATCATGAGTTTTGCAGGAAAGAACTGGAGCCTGATATTGACCTTGCATACTTCAATATAAGTAACTACTCCAATGATCCCAAAAGAAAATATATATTAGCAAATATTAATTATTTCAAGAGCTTAAATATATATGCATTAGAAATTTCTCCTGTCGATTTAATGCCAATAGATGATATTGTTTTTCTATGGGAGAAGGTGTCAGAGTCAAGCTATATTCAAGAAGAACTACATATACTCCTGAATAGTTCCAGGCTACAAAGTTTAAAAAGCAAATTGAAGAGTCGTATCCCTCTGCTTGAACCGGTGGATATTTATCGTAACCTAGATTATCAAGCTATCGGGAAATATAAAAGTTGTGGAATTTTAAACAAATTGAGTCGAAAATATGATTTCAAAGTGCCCGAATGTGCTTTTGTCATTCCGTTTCATTATTACCATCAACATGTTATAAGTTCGTCTACATCCAGTTTAATCGATAGTTTACTATCTGTAAAAAATACGATTCCCAAAGATTCGCTTCAATTATTGTTAACAGAAATTAGAACAAGGATAAAACGGGCTCCCATTGATACTATATTGATGAAGGAGGTTAATTCAAAAGTTTCCACCGACTGTGTGTATTCACGTTTTAGGTTTCGTTCATCCACTAATGCAGAAGATGCAAAAGGGTTTTCAGGAGCAGGGCTATATACTTCTAAGACTGGGGTACGAAACAGTGAAAAGAAGTCATTTGAAAAGGTAATTAAAAAAATTTGGGCAAGTTTGTGGACTTATGAAGCATTTTCTGAACGAGCGTATTATCACATAGATCACAAGGACGTTTACATGGGTATTCCTGTTCATCGTTCTTTTCCTAATGAGGAGGTAAATGGAGTAGCAATAACTAAAAATATTTATATAAAACAAGTAAGGTTATACAATGATTGA
- a CDS encoding S8 family serine peptidase, producing the protein MKKYNYGLLKMKRQTFPSYFSILAILIITLYSCQEDHIINNTAYNEGDFEAEASESVEGIIRLKLREDNINDLSISLKSGNIQSNIEGLDSILNAIGAMSFKRTFPNSGKYEERTMAKGMHLWYDISYDTCQASLAKVIGKFKNLNEVEITEPIKKIITPAYSIQKLDPVLLEHTLKSTASTSNDYPFSDPFLSYQWHYYNDGTVNDALEGCDINLFNAWLKQKGSPEVIVAVIDGGIDITHEDLATNIWVNTSEYNGSSKTDDDGNGYKDDIYGYNFVDNNGTIEPNDHGTHVAGIIGAENGNNIGLCGIAGGDVAIPGVRLMSCQVFETDAMGNETSADNFAEAIKYAADNGAVICQNSWGYDELSYLPESMKAAIDYFIEFAGIDENGVQIGPMSGGIVIFASGNESSTTNAYPAMYDPVIAVTSLSANFTMPYYSNYGSWVDIAAPGGVDSSEDYYDNWIASTVTDNEYAYLIGTSMACPHVSGVAALIVSEFGGQGFTPDMLKERLYYGAINVDIYNNNYQGMLGNGLINAAACLSELNSIPPEPVTDLTAIVDGNDISLTWTVTNDVDDLKPTGYKIYYSKNYFSTADITENNTSLSSAIQLVQLHEVGDTISLTINNLDYASNYYFRIAAYDVLGSYSEYSESLLVITAENHAPTITSNSGNSFKLKAHETYTFTCSLADQDGDSYTWNISDSAGNITTEGTTSEIIITIHGLTATPGTYQASIFIEDEFGATSDFTFNYTIQENHPPIVIKAIENTYIGDPDNTISMDLSDVFYDEDEEDLQYKLAFSASYLDASISNNILSLTPLSNGLSTLEITALDARQASASTTFQVMIRNDSMPIDIYPNPVTDLINFRMGDEIDGNIEIEFYNDKAVMVNKLSIPISTFSPASSNISNMASGQYLLKIKYNNQEFERNIIKL; encoded by the coding sequence ATGAAGAAATATAATTATGGATTATTAAAGATGAAAAGACAAACGTTCCCATCCTATTTTTCGATCTTGGCAATATTAATTATCACACTTTATTCCTGCCAAGAAGATCATATCATAAATAACACTGCGTACAACGAAGGTGACTTTGAGGCTGAAGCATCAGAATCTGTAGAAGGTATCATTCGTTTAAAACTCCGTGAAGACAATATTAATGACCTCTCTATTTCTTTAAAATCAGGAAATATCCAATCCAATATCGAAGGCTTGGATAGTATATTAAACGCCATTGGAGCTATGAGCTTTAAAAGAACTTTCCCTAACTCCGGTAAATACGAAGAAAGAACAATGGCAAAAGGTATGCATCTTTGGTACGACATTAGCTACGATACCTGTCAGGCATCTTTAGCCAAGGTGATTGGTAAATTTAAGAATCTAAACGAAGTTGAAATAACAGAACCCATCAAAAAAATCATTACACCAGCTTATAGCATACAAAAGTTAGATCCAGTGCTTTTAGAACATACTTTAAAAAGCACAGCTTCCACAAGCAATGACTATCCTTTTTCAGATCCTTTTTTAAGTTATCAATGGCATTATTATAACGATGGAACAGTAAACGATGCCCTTGAAGGCTGTGATATCAACCTCTTTAATGCTTGGCTCAAACAAAAGGGAAGCCCAGAAGTCATTGTAGCCGTTATAGACGGAGGTATTGATATTACACACGAAGACCTAGCTACCAATATTTGGGTCAATACATCAGAATACAATGGTAGCTCTAAAACCGATGATGATGGCAACGGTTACAAAGACGATATTTACGGATATAACTTTGTCGACAATAATGGAACAATAGAACCTAATGACCATGGCACTCATGTTGCCGGCATTATTGGTGCAGAAAATGGGAATAACATAGGCCTTTGTGGAATAGCAGGAGGAGATGTAGCTATTCCGGGAGTCAGGTTAATGTCATGTCAGGTATTTGAGACCGATGCAATGGGCAATGAAACAAGTGCCGATAATTTTGCAGAGGCCATTAAATATGCAGCTGACAATGGGGCCGTTATCTGTCAAAATAGCTGGGGATACGATGAGCTCTCCTATCTTCCCGAATCCATGAAAGCGGCCATCGACTATTTTATTGAATTTGCCGGCATAGATGAGAATGGAGTACAGATAGGTCCCATGAGTGGCGGCATCGTCATCTTTGCCTCAGGTAATGAAAGCAGCACAACCAATGCCTATCCGGCCATGTACGATCCTGTGATTGCCGTAACTTCCTTGTCCGCTAATTTTACTATGCCATACTATTCCAACTATGGAAGTTGGGTAGATATCGCAGCTCCTGGCGGAGTGGATAGCTCCGAAGATTATTACGACAACTGGATCGCCAGCACAGTCACTGACAATGAATATGCCTATCTCATAGGGACTTCTATGGCATGCCCGCATGTATCAGGGGTAGCGGCTCTTATCGTATCTGAATTTGGTGGTCAGGGATTTACGCCAGACATGCTGAAAGAAAGGTTATATTATGGAGCCATCAATGTGGATATATATAACAATAACTACCAAGGCATGTTAGGTAATGGCCTCATAAATGCAGCAGCTTGCCTCTCTGAACTTAATAGCATTCCTCCTGAACCGGTAACCGATCTTACAGCCATTGTTGATGGCAATGATATAAGTCTTACGTGGACTGTAACCAATGATGTTGATGACCTGAAACCTACGGGCTATAAAATATACTACTCCAAAAACTATTTTTCCACCGCCGACATTACTGAAAACAACACTTCCTTGTCATCAGCGATTCAACTGGTTCAGTTACATGAAGTAGGAGATACGATAAGTCTCACTATTAACAATCTAGACTACGCATCAAACTATTATTTCAGAATTGCGGCTTATGATGTCTTAGGCTCCTACTCCGAATATTCTGAATCGCTATTAGTGATCACTGCAGAAAATCACGCCCCCACCATTACATCAAACAGCGGAAATAGTTTTAAGTTAAAAGCACATGAAACATACACCTTTACCTGTTCATTAGCCGATCAGGATGGTGATTCATATACTTGGAACATAAGTGACTCCGCAGGAAATATAACAACAGAAGGTACTACTTCTGAGATAATCATTACCATTCATGGTTTAACCGCAACACCGGGAACATACCAAGCCTCCATATTCATTGAAGATGAATTTGGCGCCACCTCGGATTTCACTTTTAATTATACCATTCAAGAGAACCATCCTCCTATTGTGATCAAGGCCATTGAGAACACATACATTGGTGATCCTGACAATACGATTAGCATGGATTTATCTGATGTGTTTTATGATGAAGACGAAGAAGACTTACAATATAAACTAGCTTTTTCCGCATCCTATCTCGATGCTAGCATAAGCAATAACATACTTAGCTTGACCCCCTTATCAAATGGTCTCTCCACATTGGAAATCACGGCATTGGATGCCAGGCAGGCAAGTGCCAGCACGACCTTTCAGGTGATGATACGCAACGATTCTATGCCAATAGACATATACCCCAATCCGGTCACTGACCTCATCAACTTCAGAATGGGAGATGAAATTGACGGGAATATAGAAATAGAATTTTACAACGACAAAGCAGTTATGGTAAATAAGCTATCCATTCCTATCAGCACATTTTCTCCCGCAAGTAGCAACATATCCAATATGGCAAGTGGCCAATACCTGTTAAAAATAAAATATAACAATCAGGAATTCGAACGAAACATCATTAAGTTATGA
- a CDS encoding acyltransferase family protein — protein MIKPLTSLRFIFAFMVFTSHLSFFEESRSGILTRIYNSVLHEGYIGVSFFFILSGFILAYNYQDGILKNRESIKKFYLARFARIFPLHILTLIISIPLSYGIFMEDRSIWLSQLVTNLPLMQSYIPVKSIYFSFNAPSWSISDEMFFYLVFPFLILLITKVRVFKSFFVLSIIGIVPLLTFVVPEAYYHQIFYINPFLRVVDFMIGIFIFNIYLSFSKKERSINYTYLEVSSVLLLVVFFVFHRLIPTVARFSFYYWIPMCYLIFSFSFQRGKVSVLLSNKMCFYLGEISFGFYLFHQLVLRYFLVINTKFLGIASDFVIAMVVFAISLVISHYSFVLFERPMNGYIKALKESKANTP, from the coding sequence ATGATTAAGCCTTTAACATCATTGAGATTCATTTTTGCTTTTATGGTATTTACATCTCATCTGAGTTTTTTTGAAGAGAGTAGGTCTGGTATTTTGACTCGGATTTATAATTCTGTATTACATGAAGGTTACATAGGTGTAAGTTTCTTTTTTATTTTAAGTGGTTTTATACTGGCTTATAATTATCAAGATGGAATTTTGAAAAATAGAGAATCAATCAAAAAGTTTTACTTAGCACGCTTTGCAAGAATTTTTCCGTTGCATATTTTGACACTGATTATATCTATACCTTTAAGTTATGGTATATTTATGGAAGATAGGAGTATTTGGCTGAGTCAGTTGGTGACAAATTTGCCTTTGATGCAAAGTTATATTCCAGTAAAAAGTATTTATTTTTCTTTCAATGCGCCTTCCTGGAGTATATCTGATGAGATGTTTTTTTATCTTGTCTTTCCTTTCTTAATTTTGTTGATCACAAAGGTTAGAGTGTTCAAAAGCTTTTTTGTATTATCTATTATTGGCATAGTTCCATTATTAACATTTGTAGTCCCAGAGGCATATTATCATCAAATCTTCTATATAAATCCTTTTTTGAGAGTTGTTGATTTTATGATTGGTATATTTATCTTTAATATTTATCTGTCCTTTTCTAAGAAAGAGCGAAGTATCAACTATACTTATTTAGAGGTTTCTTCAGTTTTATTATTAGTGGTGTTTTTTGTGTTTCATCGATTGATACCAACGGTTGCGCGATTTTCTTTTTACTATTGGATACCCATGTGCTATTTGATATTTTCATTTTCCTTCCAGAGAGGTAAGGTTTCTGTTTTATTATCCAATAAGATGTGTTTTTACTTAGGAGAGATAAGTTTTGGATTTTATTTGTTTCATCAACTTGTTTTAAGATATTTTTTGGTGATTAATACTAAGTTTTTGGGTATCGCTAGTGACTTTGTAATAGCCATGGTTGTTTTTGCTATTTCGTTGGTTATTAGTCATTATAGCTTTGTTTTGTTTGAAAGACCAATGAATGGTTATATTAAAGCGTTGAAGGAATCAAAAGCTAATACACCATAA
- a CDS encoding efflux RND transporter periplasmic adaptor subunit: protein MSRRKITFVVVALVLLLGGSYLLSNLFISMKPDSKRKPDFNIKRFVKADTVRYTQITSPLSAQGRVVSSNEVMLVSEAAGKIQRGNVDLRKGTSFKKGQLLAEIYKDEVELALKAKKSQFLTTITTILPDMKVDYPDQYQAYLDFFNAIEMEKALPPLPPISNSQLKVFLASRNFMSAYYEILQDEKKLSRHSLYAPFDGTFSQVNFEVGGYVNTGAQIAKMIRTDQVEVEVPVQKEQSKWIKIGDQVEVFNTNKQRAHKGVVVRKSDFIDANTQSRSIFIKVPNTDIDELLAGEYKIVQFPGQQINQAMLLPRNAVFNANEVFTVVEGKLKKRQINILKWDETTLIFNGLEAGQMIVSEPLINVKENSPVGIIGIDKPNNTPASKKENKGVEGKQNKGAQS from the coding sequence ATGAGTCGAAGAAAAATCACTTTTGTTGTTGTTGCCTTAGTCCTGTTATTAGGAGGCTCCTATCTTCTTTCCAATTTATTTATATCCATGAAACCGGATAGTAAGCGCAAACCTGATTTTAACATTAAACGTTTTGTAAAAGCAGACACCGTTCGCTATACACAAATCACCTCGCCTCTTTCAGCTCAAGGAAGGGTGGTATCCAGCAACGAAGTAATGCTAGTATCAGAAGCGGCCGGCAAAATACAAAGGGGAAACGTAGACTTGCGTAAAGGTACCTCCTTTAAAAAGGGCCAGCTATTGGCCGAAATATATAAAGACGAAGTTGAACTTGCATTAAAGGCTAAAAAGAGTCAATTTCTAACAACCATAACGACTATTTTACCGGATATGAAAGTCGATTACCCAGATCAATATCAGGCGTATCTAGATTTTTTTAATGCCATTGAAATGGAAAAGGCATTGCCCCCATTACCACCCATATCCAACTCCCAGCTAAAAGTTTTTTTAGCCAGTAGAAACTTCATGAGCGCCTACTATGAAATATTACAGGACGAAAAAAAGCTAAGTCGTCATTCACTTTACGCTCCTTTTGACGGAACCTTTTCGCAAGTTAATTTTGAGGTAGGTGGATATGTAAACACAGGTGCACAAATTGCTAAAATGATACGTACCGACCAAGTAGAAGTGGAGGTTCCGGTACAAAAAGAGCAAAGCAAATGGATAAAAATAGGTGATCAAGTAGAGGTATTTAACACCAACAAACAAAGGGCCCATAAGGGTGTTGTAGTTCGCAAATCAGACTTTATTGATGCCAATACACAATCCAGAAGCATATTTATAAAAGTACCCAACACTGATATTGACGAATTATTGGCCGGAGAATACAAAATAGTTCAATTCCCAGGACAACAAATCAACCAAGCAATGCTTCTTCCTCGCAATGCCGTTTTCAATGCCAATGAAGTATTTACTGTGGTAGAAGGCAAGTTAAAGAAACGACAAATTAACATATTAAAATGGGACGAAACCACTTTAATATTTAACGGATTAGAAGCTGGGCAAATGATTGTTTCAGAACCCCTTATCAATGTCAAAGAAAATAGTCCTGTGGGAATCATTGGCATTGACAAACCAAACAATACACCCGCTTCTAAAAAAGAAAACAAAGGTGTTGAAGGAAAACAAAATAAAGGAGCCCAATCATGA